One Nocardioides aromaticivorans genomic window carries:
- a CDS encoding alpha/beta fold hydrolase — protein sequence MVAAQVPNQQVRFCRADDGVRIAWARHGSGPPLLIVSCWLSHLQHDWQSPVWRHFLDDLGDLATVVRYDERGFGLSEWEVTDFSLARRLADLEALVEAAGLDRFAVMGMSGGAPVALAYAHAHPDRVSRLVLYGGMAGGGLQQADEAAEEAFLAMIRAGWARPDPLFRRVFTNSFIPDATEQQMEWMDELQRTSTNTENAVCSRVARHATDVRALLPEITTPTLVLHAEGDRVAPGWGPRLAADIPDARLVMLESRNHVLLADEPAWPAFLREVAAFVGEDRAVVPVSHLTDREREILLLAAEGLDNTAIADRLTLSVRTVERHFQNVYLKLGLSGRTARAAAVARVLT from the coding sequence GTGGTCGCCGCTCAGGTCCCGAACCAGCAGGTGCGCTTCTGCCGCGCCGACGACGGGGTGCGGATCGCGTGGGCCCGGCACGGCTCCGGTCCGCCGCTGCTCATCGTGTCCTGCTGGCTCAGCCACCTGCAGCACGACTGGCAGAGCCCGGTGTGGCGGCACTTCCTCGACGACCTCGGCGACCTCGCCACGGTGGTCCGGTACGACGAGCGCGGCTTCGGGCTCTCCGAGTGGGAGGTCACCGACTTCTCCCTCGCGCGCCGGCTCGCCGACCTGGAGGCGCTGGTCGAGGCGGCCGGGCTCGACCGGTTCGCGGTGATGGGCATGTCCGGCGGCGCGCCCGTCGCGCTGGCCTACGCGCACGCCCACCCGGACCGGGTGTCGCGGCTGGTGCTCTACGGCGGCATGGCCGGGGGTGGGCTGCAGCAGGCCGACGAGGCGGCCGAGGAGGCCTTCCTCGCGATGATCCGCGCGGGCTGGGCGCGGCCGGACCCGCTCTTCCGCCGGGTCTTCACCAACTCGTTCATCCCCGACGCGACCGAGCAGCAGATGGAGTGGATGGACGAGCTGCAGCGCACCTCGACGAACACCGAGAACGCCGTCTGCAGCCGGGTGGCCCGGCACGCGACCGACGTCCGGGCGCTGCTGCCGGAGATCACCACGCCGACCCTGGTCCTGCACGCGGAGGGCGACCGCGTGGCGCCCGGCTGGGGTCCCCGGCTGGCCGCCGACATCCCGGACGCCCGCCTGGTGATGCTGGAGTCCCGCAACCACGTGCTGCTGGCGGACGAGCCCGCCTGGCCGGCGTTCCTGCGTGAGGTCGCGGCGTTCGTGGGTGAGGACCGGGCCGTCGTACCGGTGTCGCACCTGACGGACCGCGAGCGCGAGATCCTCCTGCTCGCCGCCGAGGGCCTCGACAACACCGCCATCGCCGACCGCCTGACCCTCAGCGTCCGCACCGTCGAGCGGCACTTCCAGAACGTCTACCTCAAGCTCGGGCTCTCCGGCCGCACGGCCCGTGCCGCTGCGGTCGCGCGCGTCCTCACCTGA
- a CDS encoding GIY-YIG nuclease family protein has product MPYTYILRCADGTFYVGSTVDLQRRIDEHNLGLGSAYTRRPRRRPVVLVWSHWFDRIDLAFLFEKQIQGWGRAKRIALIEGRIDALVELGSRGYSGRAARQDAQTSGAPDRWEPPADVP; this is encoded by the coding sequence ATGCCGTACACCTACATCCTTCGTTGCGCCGACGGAACCTTCTACGTCGGCAGCACCGTCGACCTCCAGCGCCGGATCGACGAGCACAACCTGGGCCTCGGATCCGCGTACACCCGCAGGCCCCGCCGTCGCCCGGTCGTGCTCGTGTGGTCGCACTGGTTCGACCGGATCGACCTCGCCTTCCTCTTCGAGAAGCAGATCCAGGGCTGGGGACGCGCGAAGCGGATCGCACTGATCGAGGGTCGGATCGACGCGCTGGTGGAGCTCGGCAGTCGCGGCTACTCGGGTAGGGCGGCGCGCCAGGATGCGCAGACGAGCGGCGCTCCGGACCGTTGGGAGCCTCCTGCGGACGTCCCGTGA
- a CDS encoding DsrE family protein, translating into MSNKAVVSLATGLEDPEKVTVAFLVALGAAEHGRPTLMFLTKEAVRLAVPGTAVGRACEGCPSLPELLARYEAAGGRYLVCPLCFNAKALDPENLIAGAEIGGTVPMWQWIGDEGATSFSY; encoded by the coding sequence ATGTCGAACAAGGCCGTCGTCAGCCTCGCCACCGGACTCGAGGACCCCGAGAAGGTCACCGTCGCGTTCCTCGTCGCGCTGGGTGCTGCCGAGCACGGGCGCCCGACGCTGATGTTCCTGACCAAGGAGGCCGTGCGCCTCGCGGTGCCCGGGACGGCCGTCGGCCGGGCCTGCGAGGGATGCCCGTCGCTGCCGGAGCTGCTGGCCCGCTACGAGGCGGCCGGCGGCAGGTACCTCGTCTGTCCGCTCTGCTTCAACGCCAAGGCCCTCGACCCCGAGAACCTCATCGCCGGCGCCGAGATCGGCGGCACCGTGCCGATGTGGCAGTGGATCGGCGACGAGGGCGCGACCAGCTTCAGCTACTGA
- a CDS encoding 2-hydroxyacid dehydrogenase — protein MTRSGAVLRVPPLSKLLHESLAASYDVLDLPSEGRAAFLAEHAGDVVAIACTNSGRVDAELIGAVPRLQVVVNQGVGYENVDVDACLERGILVSHTPDVLDDAVAETTLGLLIATRRRLVEADAFVREGRWADGQFPLTGQVSGSRVGILGLGRIGRRIAGVLEALGCEISYHNRRLVPGVPYAYAGSPTELAAAVDNLVVVVPGGSATAALVDRDVLDALGPDGVLVNVARGSVVDEPALVAALQEGRLGAAGLDVYAEEPHVPEALRALGNVVLLPHVGSATVRTRTAMADLTLANLALWWESGRLQTPVPEMAALSS, from the coding sequence GTGACACGATCCGGCGCCGTCCTGCGGGTCCCCCCGCTGAGCAAGCTGCTGCACGAGTCCCTCGCGGCGTCGTACGACGTCCTCGACCTGCCCTCCGAGGGGCGGGCCGCGTTCCTCGCGGAGCACGCCGGTGACGTGGTCGCGATCGCGTGCACCAACAGCGGCCGGGTCGACGCCGAGCTGATCGGCGCGGTGCCGCGACTGCAGGTGGTCGTCAACCAGGGTGTCGGCTACGAGAACGTCGACGTCGACGCCTGCCTCGAGCGCGGCATCCTGGTCAGCCACACCCCCGACGTCCTCGACGACGCGGTCGCCGAGACCACGCTGGGCCTGCTGATCGCGACCCGCCGCCGCCTGGTCGAGGCCGACGCGTTCGTCCGTGAGGGCCGGTGGGCCGACGGTCAGTTCCCGCTCACCGGGCAGGTCAGCGGCAGTCGCGTCGGCATCCTCGGCCTGGGCCGGATCGGGCGCCGGATCGCCGGCGTCCTCGAGGCGCTCGGCTGCGAGATCAGCTACCACAACCGCCGCCTTGTCCCCGGCGTCCCCTACGCCTACGCCGGCTCCCCCACCGAGCTGGCGGCGGCGGTCGACAACCTGGTCGTCGTCGTACCGGGCGGGTCCGCGACGGCCGCCCTCGTCGACCGGGACGTGCTCGACGCCCTGGGTCCGGACGGCGTGCTGGTCAACGTGGCGCGGGGATCCGTCGTCGACGAGCCCGCCCTCGTCGCCGCGCTGCAGGAGGGACGGCTCGGCGCCGCCGGCCTCGATGTGTACGCCGAGGAGCCCCACGTCCCGGAGGCGCTGCGAGCACTCGGGAACGTGGTGCTCCTCCCCCACGTCGGCTCGGCGACCGTGCGGACGCGGACCGCGATGGCGGACCTCACGCTCGCCAACCTCGCGCTCTGGTGGGAGTCCGGTCGCCTGCAGACCCCGGTCCCGGAGATGGCCGCGCTCAGTAGCTGA
- a CDS encoding FAD-dependent oxidoreductase, which translates to MTLRVAIVGGGPAGIYAADILTRSETPVSVDIIERLPAPFGLVRYGVAPDHPRIKEIIKALQRVLAKPEVRFLGNVEYGVDVKLEDLREFYDAVVIATGAMADRDLGIPGEEHSLGAADFVSWYDAHPDVPQTWPLEATSVAVLGVGNVALDVARVLAKTGDEMLVTDIPAHVHAGLKAKTITDVHVFARRGPAYAKFSPLELRELNHSPNVEVIVHPEGFDVDAHGMEHIAQHKSQKMVLNTLTSWVGADPVGKPHRIHLHFAEAPVEIVTDADGRVTTLRTERTHSPNEDGTVEGTGEVTDWDVQQVYRAIGYRSTALPGLPFDDRAAVIPNDGGRVLDLDGNPIPGTFVTGWIKRGPVGLIGHTKSDAAETVAHLLETTVETATARRPEDVDAYFAERDVDVATHTSWELLDAHEVALGEAEGRARVKVATREEMLRAGRA; encoded by the coding sequence ATGACTCTTCGTGTGGCCATCGTGGGCGGCGGACCGGCCGGCATCTACGCCGCCGACATCCTGACCAGGTCGGAGACCCCCGTCTCGGTCGACATCATCGAGCGGCTGCCCGCGCCCTTCGGACTGGTCCGGTACGGCGTCGCGCCCGACCACCCGCGCATCAAGGAGATCATCAAGGCGCTCCAGCGGGTGCTGGCCAAGCCGGAGGTCCGCTTCCTCGGCAACGTCGAGTACGGCGTGGACGTGAAGCTCGAGGACCTGCGCGAGTTCTACGACGCCGTCGTCATCGCCACCGGGGCCATGGCCGACCGCGACCTCGGCATCCCCGGCGAGGAGCACAGCCTCGGCGCCGCCGACTTCGTGAGCTGGTACGACGCCCACCCCGACGTCCCGCAGACCTGGCCGCTCGAGGCGACGAGCGTCGCCGTGCTGGGCGTCGGCAATGTCGCCCTCGACGTGGCCCGCGTGCTCGCGAAGACCGGCGACGAGATGCTCGTGACCGACATCCCCGCCCACGTCCACGCCGGCCTGAAGGCCAAGACCATCACCGACGTGCACGTCTTCGCGCGCCGCGGCCCGGCGTACGCGAAGTTCTCGCCGCTCGAGCTGCGCGAGCTCAACCACTCGCCCAACGTCGAGGTGATCGTCCACCCCGAGGGCTTCGACGTCGACGCCCACGGCATGGAGCACATCGCCCAGCACAAGTCGCAGAAGATGGTGCTCAACACCCTCACCAGCTGGGTCGGCGCGGACCCGGTCGGCAAGCCGCACCGGATCCACCTGCACTTCGCCGAGGCGCCGGTCGAGATCGTCACCGACGCCGACGGCCGGGTGACCACGCTGCGCACCGAGCGCACCCACTCGCCGAACGAGGACGGCACCGTCGAGGGCACCGGCGAGGTGACCGACTGGGACGTCCAGCAGGTCTACCGCGCGATCGGCTACCGCAGCACCGCGCTGCCGGGCCTGCCCTTCGACGACCGCGCCGCCGTGATCCCGAACGACGGAGGACGGGTCCTGGACCTCGACGGCAACCCGATCCCGGGCACCTTCGTCACCGGCTGGATCAAGCGCGGTCCCGTCGGCCTGATCGGCCACACCAAGAGCGACGCCGCCGAGACCGTCGCCCACCTGCTCGAGACGACGGTGGAGACCGCCACGGCCCGCCGCCCCGAGGACGTCGACGCCTACTTCGCCGAGCGCGACGTCGACGTCGCCACCCACACCTCGTGGGAGCTCCTCGACGCGCACGAGGTCGCCCTGGGCGAGGCCGAGGGCCGCGCCCGGGTCAAGGTCGCCACCCGCGAGGAGATGTTGCGGGCCGGTCGCGCCTGA
- a CDS encoding LysR family transcriptional regulator has product MLGPHVPDLRALELLVVVSRTGSLGAAAAELGITQQAASSRVRTMESLVGEPLVTRSKRGSELTPTGELVVQWADRVLDAAQELDAGIGALRADRRGHLDIAASLTIAEHLLPGWLVGLRAQQVQRGQQPTDITMTATNTQRVVELVTADEVTLGFVEGPDAPRGLRHRLVGTDELVVVVGPAHPWALRSRRRVTAATLAATPLVVREVGSGTRTVLERALADLPMAAPVLELSSTASVRAAVAAGAGPAAVGAHAVRDDLATGRLVRVTVTGLDLTRRLHAVWKGGPHPPEGPARELVAWASRR; this is encoded by the coding sequence ATGTTGGGGCCGCACGTCCCGGATCTCCGGGCGCTGGAGCTGCTCGTCGTCGTCTCCCGCACGGGGTCGCTGGGGGCCGCCGCGGCCGAGCTCGGCATCACCCAGCAGGCCGCCTCCTCGCGGGTCCGCACCATGGAGTCACTGGTCGGCGAGCCCCTCGTCACACGCAGCAAGCGCGGCTCCGAGCTCACCCCCACGGGGGAGCTGGTCGTGCAGTGGGCCGACCGCGTGCTCGACGCCGCGCAGGAGCTGGACGCCGGCATCGGCGCCCTGCGCGCCGACCGCCGCGGCCACCTCGACATCGCCGCAAGCCTCACCATCGCCGAGCACCTGCTGCCCGGTTGGCTGGTCGGCCTGCGCGCCCAGCAGGTGCAGCGCGGCCAGCAGCCGACCGACATCACGATGACCGCCACCAACACCCAGCGGGTGGTCGAGCTGGTCACGGCCGACGAGGTGACCCTCGGCTTCGTCGAGGGTCCCGACGCCCCGCGGGGCCTGCGGCACCGCCTCGTCGGCACCGACGAGCTCGTCGTGGTCGTCGGGCCCGCGCACCCGTGGGCGCTGCGGTCCCGCCGCCGGGTCACGGCGGCGACGCTCGCGGCCACGCCCCTCGTCGTACGCGAGGTCGGGTCGGGCACCCGCACCGTCCTCGAGCGCGCCCTCGCGGACCTGCCGATGGCGGCGCCCGTCCTCGAGCTCTCGAGTACGGCGTCCGTGCGGGCCGCCGTCGCCGCCGGCGCCGGTCCCGCGGCGGTCGGCGCGCATGCCGTCCGCGACGACCTGGCCACCGGGCGTCTGGTCCGGGTGACGGTGACCGGCCTCGACCTCACCCGCCGCCTGCACGCGGTCTGGAAGGGCGGTCCGCACCCGCCCGAGGGCCCGGCCCGCGAGCTGGTCGCCTGGGCGTCGCGCCGCTGA
- a CDS encoding M14 family metallopeptidase, translating to MRHLPAALALTALTAGLLTAGPPASTSPSRDDRGSGGGLEVYVVEAAPGQLDALEDVGVDTHHVTQEDAGQGNVRLDAVITGRQAAQLRKDGLKVTVKRVNGRKASEEARRQNLAGYDAYRSYSEAGGIADELRETAAANPSIAKLVSIGKTVNGQDILALKVTKNARQLKDGKRPAVLYGGAQHAREWITPEMVRRLMHHFLDSYGSDPEITSLVDTTELWFLPVSNPDGYDFTFTPDNRLWRKNLRDNNGDGTITPGDGVDPNRNFAVKWGWDNEGSSPEPASETYRGPGPNSEPETKALDALMARVGFEFYINYHSAAELLLYGIGWQVGTPSPDDVISEAMVGDDANPAVPGYDPDISAELYTTNGDTDTHAQVEYGTLGFTPEMTTCETASNSDPDDEWEADDCLSGFNFPDDEGLIQAEFEKNIPFALSVAKSATDPDDPVSVVKDDGKARTAADMVSDPFSVSHGTTQPVAVTAKKAIKDLKLNYSVNGGPTRTAKTALWKGGERYGDTHHDYYGEFRGTVTGTASGDSVKVWFTGVKPGKGPVRSEPFTYEVADDIGGDVLILAAEDVTGASPVQGVTTAKYADDYAAALTAAGYTSDVYDVDANDRRAPHHLGVLSHYDAIVWESGDDIITRAVGQPGGTAAKLSNDLETAVRDYLNEGGKALVTGQYNLFAQATGATYYFSPTAPPECTVRANPCLTLENDFLQYWLGAYNYVSDGGTDPDSGNPYPVRGDDGTFDGFAGTFNGGDGADNQGHTASLLTTSSFLPPAEFPQFASSEPIEWDRPGGAPFDPHTGDWYMFSQTADQGWKRLSRTVDLTGKTSGALKFQMSHDTEADWDFVIVEAHEVGSDEWTTLPDANGHTAQVTGESCASGWDAIHPFVAHYQGADCSPTGTTGAWNAATGSSGGWQEWNVDLTAYAGKQVEVSISYLTDWGTQGLGVFVDDTQVIVDGAPTATTSFEDGLGGWTPSAAPAGSRTTNNWERSQTAFQEGAGTVTEDTVFTGFGAEGLTTTAMRNDFIAAAMEHLLD from the coding sequence GTGCGCCACCTACCTGCAGCGCTTGCCCTCACCGCCCTGACCGCCGGCCTCCTCACCGCCGGTCCTCCCGCCAGCACCAGCCCCAGCCGCGACGACCGCGGCAGCGGCGGCGGCCTCGAGGTGTACGTCGTCGAGGCGGCCCCGGGCCAGCTCGACGCCCTCGAGGACGTCGGCGTCGACACCCACCACGTCACCCAGGAGGACGCCGGCCAGGGCAACGTCCGCCTCGACGCCGTCATCACCGGCAGGCAGGCCGCGCAGCTGCGCAAGGACGGCCTCAAGGTCACCGTCAAGCGGGTCAACGGCCGCAAGGCCTCCGAGGAGGCGCGTCGGCAGAACCTCGCCGGCTACGACGCCTATCGCTCGTACAGCGAGGCCGGCGGCATCGCCGACGAGCTCCGCGAGACGGCGGCGGCCAACCCCTCGATCGCCAAGCTCGTCAGCATCGGCAAGACCGTCAACGGCCAGGACATCCTCGCGCTCAAGGTGACGAAGAACGCCCGGCAGCTCAAGGACGGCAAGCGCCCCGCGGTCCTGTACGGCGGCGCGCAGCACGCCCGGGAGTGGATCACCCCCGAGATGGTGCGCCGGTTGATGCACCACTTCCTCGACAGCTACGGCTCGGACCCCGAGATCACGTCGCTGGTCGACACCACCGAGCTGTGGTTCCTGCCGGTCTCGAACCCCGACGGCTACGACTTCACGTTCACCCCCGACAACCGCCTGTGGCGCAAGAACCTGCGCGACAACAACGGCGACGGGACGATCACGCCCGGTGACGGCGTGGACCCCAACCGCAACTTCGCGGTCAAGTGGGGCTGGGACAACGAGGGCTCCTCGCCAGAGCCGGCCAGTGAGACCTATCGCGGCCCGGGCCCGAACTCCGAGCCGGAGACCAAGGCGCTCGACGCCCTCATGGCCCGGGTCGGGTTCGAGTTCTACATCAACTACCACTCGGCCGCCGAGCTCCTGCTCTACGGCATCGGTTGGCAGGTCGGCACGCCGTCGCCGGACGACGTGATCTCGGAGGCGATGGTGGGTGACGACGCCAACCCGGCGGTCCCCGGCTACGACCCGGACATCTCCGCCGAGCTCTACACCACCAACGGCGACACCGACACGCACGCCCAGGTCGAGTACGGCACGCTCGGCTTCACGCCGGAGATGACCACCTGCGAGACGGCGTCGAACTCCGACCCCGACGACGAGTGGGAGGCCGACGACTGCCTCTCCGGCTTCAACTTCCCCGACGACGAGGGCCTGATCCAGGCCGAGTTCGAGAAGAACATCCCGTTCGCCCTCTCGGTCGCGAAGTCGGCGACGGACCCCGACGACCCGGTGTCTGTCGTCAAGGACGACGGCAAGGCGCGGACGGCCGCCGACATGGTCTCCGACCCGTTCTCGGTGTCGCACGGCACCACCCAGCCGGTCGCGGTGACGGCCAAGAAGGCGATCAAGGACCTGAAGCTCAACTACTCCGTCAACGGCGGTCCGACGAGGACGGCCAAGACGGCGCTGTGGAAGGGCGGCGAGCGCTACGGCGACACCCACCACGACTACTACGGCGAGTTCCGCGGCACGGTCACCGGCACGGCGTCCGGTGACTCGGTCAAGGTCTGGTTCACCGGCGTCAAGCCCGGCAAGGGCCCGGTCAGGAGCGAGCCGTTCACCTACGAGGTGGCCGACGACATCGGCGGCGACGTGCTGATCCTCGCCGCCGAGGACGTCACCGGCGCCAGCCCCGTCCAGGGCGTGACGACCGCCAAGTACGCCGACGACTACGCCGCGGCGCTCACGGCCGCCGGCTACACCTCCGACGTGTACGACGTCGACGCCAACGACCGCCGGGCCCCGCACCACCTCGGCGTCCTGTCCCACTACGACGCCATCGTCTGGGAGTCGGGCGACGACATCATCACCCGCGCGGTCGGCCAGCCGGGGGGCACGGCGGCCAAGCTGTCCAACGACCTCGAGACCGCCGTCCGCGACTACCTCAACGAGGGCGGCAAGGCGCTGGTCACCGGCCAGTACAACCTCTTCGCCCAGGCCACCGGCGCGACGTACTACTTCTCGCCGACGGCGCCGCCGGAGTGCACGGTCCGGGCCAACCCCTGCCTGACTCTGGAGAACGACTTCCTCCAGTACTGGCTCGGCGCCTACAACTACGTCAGCGACGGCGGCACGGACCCCGACTCGGGCAACCCCTACCCGGTCCGCGGCGACGACGGGACGTTCGACGGCTTCGCCGGCACCTTCAACGGTGGCGACGGCGCCGACAACCAGGGCCACACGGCGTCGCTGCTGACCACGTCGAGCTTCCTGCCCCCGGCCGAGTTCCCGCAGTTCGCGAGCTCGGAGCCGATCGAGTGGGACCGCCCCGGTGGCGCGCCCTTCGACCCGCACACCGGCGACTGGTACATGTTCAGCCAGACCGCCGACCAGGGCTGGAAGCGGCTCAGCCGCACGGTCGACCTGACCGGGAAGACGTCGGGAGCGCTCAAGTTCCAGATGTCGCACGACACCGAGGCGGACTGGGACTTCGTGATCGTCGAGGCCCACGAGGTGGGCAGCGACGAGTGGACCACGCTGCCCGACGCCAACGGCCACACCGCGCAGGTCACCGGTGAGTCGTGTGCGTCCGGCTGGGACGCCATCCACCCGTTCGTCGCCCACTACCAGGGCGCGGACTGCTCGCCGACCGGCACCACCGGCGCCTGGAACGCCGCGACCGGCAGCAGCGGCGGGTGGCAGGAGTGGAACGTCGACCTGACGGCGTACGCCGGCAAGCAGGTCGAGGTGTCGATCTCCTATCTCACCGACTGGGGCACCCAGGGCCTCGGCGTGTTCGTCGACGACACGCAGGTCATCGTCGACGGTGCACCGACCGCGACGACCTCCTTCGAGGACGGCCTCGGTGGCTGGACCCCGTCCGCGGCGCCGGCCGGCTCGCGGACGACGAACAACTGGGAGCGCAGCCAGACCGCCTTCCAGGAGGGCGCGGGCACCGTCACCGAGGACACGGTGTTCACCGGCTTCGGCGCCGAGGGCCTCACGACGACGGCGATGCGCAACGACTTCATCGCCGCGGCGATGGAGCACCTGCTGGACTGA
- a CDS encoding phenylalanine 4-monooxygenase has product MFEEGQYFAPVTANEDGALEVHLGADHPGFADPEYRARRDALATLANNWRPGTPAPIAPYTDDEHRVWQVVSEALVTKHRSYACREFLDGKESLGLPIDHIPQLAEVSEWLAPLTGYRYQPAAGLVPLREFYGSLADKAFWSTQYVRHHSVPLYTPEPDVLHEVVGHGNTLANPRFTALYELAGQASRRVQSADALEFVSKVFWFTLEFGVLWEAGELKAYGAGILSSPGEIEAFRGMNIRPLDVATMGTQVYDITDYQDVLYVAESFAQVEDVVGGFWADCTDDSIAAILARTPAHA; this is encoded by the coding sequence ATGTTCGAGGAAGGTCAGTACTTCGCGCCCGTGACCGCCAACGAGGACGGAGCGCTCGAGGTCCATCTCGGCGCCGACCACCCGGGGTTCGCCGACCCCGAGTACCGCGCCCGCCGTGACGCGCTCGCGACCCTCGCCAACAACTGGCGGCCGGGCACCCCCGCGCCCATCGCGCCGTACACCGACGACGAGCACCGCGTGTGGCAGGTCGTCAGCGAGGCGCTGGTGACCAAGCACCGCAGCTACGCCTGCCGCGAGTTCCTCGACGGCAAGGAGTCGCTCGGACTCCCCATCGACCACATCCCCCAGCTCGCCGAGGTCAGCGAGTGGCTCGCGCCCCTGACCGGCTACCGCTACCAGCCGGCCGCCGGACTGGTGCCGCTGCGCGAGTTCTACGGCTCGCTCGCCGACAAGGCGTTCTGGTCCACGCAGTACGTCCGCCACCACTCGGTGCCGCTCTACACGCCGGAGCCCGACGTGCTGCACGAGGTCGTCGGCCACGGCAACACCCTCGCCAACCCGCGCTTCACCGCCCTCTACGAGCTCGCCGGCCAGGCCTCGCGTCGCGTGCAGAGCGCGGACGCGCTCGAGTTCGTCAGCAAGGTCTTCTGGTTCACCCTCGAGTTCGGCGTGCTCTGGGAGGCCGGCGAGCTCAAGGCCTACGGCGCGGGCATCCTCTCCTCCCCCGGCGAGATCGAGGCGTTCCGCGGCATGAACATCCGCCCGCTCGACGTCGCCACCATGGGCACGCAGGTCTACGACATCACCGACTACCAGGACGTCCTCTACGTCGCCGAGTCGTTCGCCCAGGTCGAGGACGTCGTCGGCGGCTTCTGGGCCGACTGCACCGACGACTCCATCGCCGCGATCCTGGCCCGCACGCCCGCCCACGCGTAG
- a CDS encoding Lrp/AsnC family transcriptional regulator, translated as MDAVDRAILDVLRDDSRTSIRDVATRVGISRANAYARVKRMVDTKVIRKFTVDVDHAAIGLGLSAYVHVRTKQNSWKSFRKKVWELEEAAHVALVTGDFDCVILVRARDADHLRELVLERIQALPEVVATQTVLVFEEHVGPS; from the coding sequence ATGGACGCCGTCGACCGCGCGATTCTGGACGTGTTGCGGGACGATTCGCGGACGTCGATCCGCGACGTCGCGACCCGGGTCGGGATCAGCCGCGCCAACGCCTACGCGCGGGTGAAGCGGATGGTCGACACCAAGGTCATCCGGAAGTTCACGGTCGACGTGGACCACGCCGCGATCGGGCTCGGCCTGTCGGCGTACGTCCACGTCCGGACGAAGCAGAACTCGTGGAAGTCGTTCCGCAAGAAGGTCTGGGAGCTGGAGGAGGCGGCGCACGTCGCGCTGGTCACCGGCGACTTCGACTGCGTGATCCTGGTCCGCGCCCGCGACGCCGACCACCTGCGCGAGCTGGTGCTGGAGCGGATCCAGGCGCTCCCCGAGGTGGTCGCCACCCAGACGGTGCTGGTGTTCGAGGAGCACGTCGGCCCGTCCTGA
- a CDS encoding SDR family NAD(P)-dependent oxidoreductase: MQSFEGRVAVVTGAGSGIGRVTAQRLAARGCHLALVDLRAEGLAETARLVEAHGRRATTHLADVADAERMAALPDEVRERHDVVHVLVNNAGITSVGAFADEALEDMRMLVDVNVWGVVHGCRAFLPVLRQQDEAHIVNVSSMAGLMGLPHTATYALTKGAVKAFSEALRGELAGTTVGVSVVFPGTHRTGIAATARGADGARIAKVSQGPLSVLMPPPSFVARRIVKAIERDQPRAVVGPDARVIDLASRVAPGRTRLIGRVTSRLSGH, encoded by the coding sequence GTGCAGAGCTTCGAGGGCCGGGTGGCCGTGGTGACGGGTGCCGGCAGCGGGATCGGACGGGTGACGGCGCAGCGCCTCGCCGCGCGAGGCTGCCACCTGGCGCTGGTCGACCTGCGCGCGGAGGGCCTGGCGGAGACCGCCCGCCTGGTCGAGGCGCACGGTCGCCGCGCGACGACCCACCTGGCCGATGTCGCCGACGCCGAGCGGATGGCGGCCCTGCCCGACGAGGTCCGGGAGCGGCACGACGTCGTCCACGTCCTCGTGAACAACGCCGGCATCACCTCCGTCGGTGCGTTCGCCGACGAGGCGCTCGAGGACATGCGGATGCTCGTCGACGTCAACGTGTGGGGCGTGGTCCACGGTTGCCGGGCCTTCCTGCCGGTGTTGCGGCAGCAGGACGAGGCGCACATCGTCAACGTCTCGAGCATGGCCGGGCTGATGGGCCTGCCGCACACGGCCACGTACGCGCTGACCAAGGGCGCCGTGAAGGCGTTCTCCGAGGCGCTGCGCGGCGAGCTCGCCGGTACGACGGTCGGTGTCTCCGTCGTCTTCCCCGGCACCCACCGCACCGGCATCGCCGCGACGGCCCGCGGCGCCGACGGGGCCCGGATCGCGAAGGTCTCCCAGGGCCCGCTCTCGGTGCTGATGCCGCCACCGTCGTTCGTCGCGCGCCGCATCGTCAAGGCGATCGAGAGGGACCAGCCGCGCGCGGTGGTCGGCCCGGACGCGCGGGTGATCGACCTGGCCTCACGGGTCGCACCCGGCCGGACCCGGCTGATCGGCCGCGTGACGAGCCGGTTGTCGGGACACTGA